In one Paramisgurnus dabryanus chromosome 21, PD_genome_1.1, whole genome shotgun sequence genomic region, the following are encoded:
- the LOC135750351 gene encoding cytochrome P450 2B4-like isoform X1: MGTAAMIFDLNSVSLALVLGLIFLVLFEVIRIHFTKVRNPPGPTPFPFVGTLPYAIKDPIGSIKSQRQYGEMSTMYMGSKPIIILNTLQISKEALIQEASTFSGRPYLPLMEWFSKNLGIVMAPFGHSWRQQRRFALHTLRDFGLGKKSVEDRVLDEARYLVTEMLKDEGMAFDPQHALQNAVSNIICSIVFGDRFEYDNKRFAHLLKILNESIILSGSAIARMTNLFPFLMHCPGPHQKIRQNTTELQDFIREEVKEHRQTLDPENPRDFIDAYLLEIEKQKSHEDSTFHEENLLMSTIDLFFAGTDTTSTTIRWGLIFLMENPDVQERCNKEIIQVLGYDRLPSMDDRDKLPYTYATVHEIQRCGNIVPLGVVHATTQPTKLRGYDIAKGTIIMTNLTAIFSDKEHWKCPDTFNPENFLDENGHFYKPEAFVAFSMGPRVCLGETLARTELFLYFVCLLQRINFSWPPNSQRPDMDGIITALRHPHPFKIICRSRDAND; the protein is encoded by the exons ATGGGGACGGCTGCAATGATTTTCGACCTGAACTCCGTGAGCCTGGCTTTGGTTCTGGGTTTGATCTTTCTGGTTCTGTTTGAGGTGATAAGGATTCATTTCACCAAAGTTCGAAATCCACCTGGACCCACACCTTTCCCTTTTGTGGGAACGTTACCATATGCTATAAAGGACCCAATAGGATCTATTAAATCA CAACGTCAATATGGAGAGATGTCCACCATGTACATGGGAAGCAAAcctataataatattaaatacaCTTCAGATCTCCAAAGAAGCACTGATCCAAGAGGCTTCAACTTTTTCAGGAAGAccatatttacctcttatggaATGGTTTTCTAAAAATCTCG GTATTGTAATGGCACCGTTCGGTCACTCGTGGAGACAGCAGAGAAGGTTTGCTCTCCACACGCTCAGAGACTTTGGCCTGGGAAAGAAATCTGTGGAAGATCGTGTGTTAGATGAAGCCCGATACCTGGTTACTGAGATGCTCAAAGATGAAG GAATGGCATTTGACCCACAGCACGCCTTACAGAATGCAGTTTCTAATATAATCTGCTCCATCGTGTTTGGAGATCGCTTTGAATATGATAACAAACGCTTCGCACACCTACTGAAAATCCTCAATGAGAGCATCATACTGTCAGGGTCTGCTATAGCACGG ATGACCAACTTATTTCCCTTCCTCATGCACTGCCCTGGACCTCACCAGAAGATCCGTCAGAACACCACTGAGTTACAGGATTTCATCCGTGAGGAAGTTAAAGAACACAGACAAACTTTGGATCCAGAAAACCCACGAGACTTCATTGATGCCTACCTGTTAGAGATAGAAAAA CAAAAGTCACACGAGGATTCAACGTTTCATGAGGAGAACTTGCTTATGTCAACAATCGATCTCTTTTTCGCTGGAACCGACACGACATCCACCACCATCAGATGGGGACTCATCTTCTTGATGGAAAACCCAGATGTACAAG AGCGATGCAATAAGGAGATTATTCAGGTGTTGGGTTATGATCGTCTGCCCAGCATGGATGACCGTGACAAACTTCCATACACATACGCCACTGTTCATGAGATTCAGCGCTGTGGTAACATTGTTCCTCTTGGTGTAGTTCATGCAACCACACAGCCAACCAAACTAAGAGGATATGACATTGCTAAG GGAACTATAATCATGACAAACTTAACAGCAATTTTCAGTGATAAGGAGCACTGGAAATGTCCGGACACTTTCAATCCAGAGAATTTCTTGGATGAGAACGGACATTTCTACAAACCTGAGGCATTCGTCGCTTTCTCAATGG GTCCGAGGGTTTGTCTTGGAGAGACCCTGGCAAGGACGGAGCTTTTCCTTTACTTTGTGTGTCTCCTACAGCGGATTAATTTCTCCTGGCCACCAAACTCACAGCGTCCAGACATGGATGGTATTATTACTGCATTGAGACACCCTCACCCCTTCAAAATCATCTGCCGTAGCAGAGATGCCAATGACTGA
- the LOC135750351 gene encoding cytochrome P450 2J2-like isoform X2, which translates to MAPFGHSWRQQRRFALHTLRDFGLGKKSVEDRVLDEARYLVTEMLKDEGMAFDPQHALQNAVSNIICSIVFGDRFEYDNKRFAHLLKILNESIILSGSAIARMTNLFPFLMHCPGPHQKIRQNTTELQDFIREEVKEHRQTLDPENPRDFIDAYLLEIEKQKSHEDSTFHEENLLMSTIDLFFAGTDTTSTTIRWGLIFLMENPDVQERCNKEIIQVLGYDRLPSMDDRDKLPYTYATVHEIQRCGNIVPLGVVHATTQPTKLRGYDIAKGTIIMTNLTAIFSDKEHWKCPDTFNPENFLDENGHFYKPEAFVAFSMGPRVCLGETLARTELFLYFVCLLQRINFSWPPNSQRPDMDGIITALRHPHPFKIICRSRDAND; encoded by the exons ATGGCACCGTTCGGTCACTCGTGGAGACAGCAGAGAAGGTTTGCTCTCCACACGCTCAGAGACTTTGGCCTGGGAAAGAAATCTGTGGAAGATCGTGTGTTAGATGAAGCCCGATACCTGGTTACTGAGATGCTCAAAGATGAAG GAATGGCATTTGACCCACAGCACGCCTTACAGAATGCAGTTTCTAATATAATCTGCTCCATCGTGTTTGGAGATCGCTTTGAATATGATAACAAACGCTTCGCACACCTACTGAAAATCCTCAATGAGAGCATCATACTGTCAGGGTCTGCTATAGCACGG ATGACCAACTTATTTCCCTTCCTCATGCACTGCCCTGGACCTCACCAGAAGATCCGTCAGAACACCACTGAGTTACAGGATTTCATCCGTGAGGAAGTTAAAGAACACAGACAAACTTTGGATCCAGAAAACCCACGAGACTTCATTGATGCCTACCTGTTAGAGATAGAAAAA CAAAAGTCACACGAGGATTCAACGTTTCATGAGGAGAACTTGCTTATGTCAACAATCGATCTCTTTTTCGCTGGAACCGACACGACATCCACCACCATCAGATGGGGACTCATCTTCTTGATGGAAAACCCAGATGTACAAG AGCGATGCAATAAGGAGATTATTCAGGTGTTGGGTTATGATCGTCTGCCCAGCATGGATGACCGTGACAAACTTCCATACACATACGCCACTGTTCATGAGATTCAGCGCTGTGGTAACATTGTTCCTCTTGGTGTAGTTCATGCAACCACACAGCCAACCAAACTAAGAGGATATGACATTGCTAAG GGAACTATAATCATGACAAACTTAACAGCAATTTTCAGTGATAAGGAGCACTGGAAATGTCCGGACACTTTCAATCCAGAGAATTTCTTGGATGAGAACGGACATTTCTACAAACCTGAGGCATTCGTCGCTTTCTCAATGG GTCCGAGGGTTTGTCTTGGAGAGACCCTGGCAAGGACGGAGCTTTTCCTTTACTTTGTGTGTCTCCTACAGCGGATTAATTTCTCCTGGCCACCAAACTCACAGCGTCCAGACATGGATGGTATTATTACTGCATTGAGACACCCTCACCCCTTCAAAATCATCTGCCGTAGCAGAGATGCCAATGACTGA
- the LOC135750342 gene encoding cytochrome P450 2B4-like codes for MFSESAAMGTAAMIFDLNSVSLALVLGLIFLVLFEMMRIHFTRAQNPPGRRPFPFVGTIPHVIKDPMGSIRSHSRYGEMTTIYLGSKPIIILNTLQISKEALVQEASTFSGRPYIPLLEWFSKGLGILMSNGHSWRQQRRFALHTLRNFGQGKKSLEERVLDEAHYLVTEMLKAEGMAFDPQHALQNAVSNIICSIIFGDRFEYDNKRFAYLLNILNENLMLTGSALGQIVTLLPFLMHFPGPHQKIFQNNTKLRDVIREEVKEHRQTLDPENPRDFIDAYLLEIEKQKSHENSTFHEENMVVSAADLFFAGTDTTVTTIRWGLIFLMENPDVQERCHKEIVQVLGYDRLPSMDDRDKLPYTYATVHEIQRCANIVPLGVAHATTQPTKLRGYDIPKGTMILTNLTAIFTDNEHWKCPDTFSPENFLDENGHFYKPEAFVVFSMGPRVCLGETLARTELFLYFVCLLQRINFSWPPNSQRPDMDGIITALRHPHPFKIICCSRDAKD; via the exons atgttttctgAATCTGCAGCAATGGGGACTGCTGCAATGATTTTTGACCTAAACTCTGTGAGCCTTGCTTTGGTTCTGGGTTTAATCTTTCTGGTTCTGTTTGAGATGATGAGGATTCATTTCACCAGAGCCCAAAATCCACCTGGACGCAGACCTTTCCCTTTTGTGGGAACTATACCTCATGTTATAAAGGACCCAATGGGATCTATCAGATCA CACAGTCGATATGGAGAGATGACAACCATATACCTGGGAAGCAAACCcataatcattttaaatacactTCAGATCTCCAAAGAAGCACTTGTCCAAGAGGCTTCAACTTTTTCTGGAAGACCATATATACCTCTTTTGGAATGGTTTTCTAAAGGACTCG GTATCTTAATGTCGAATGGTCACTCATGGAGACAGCAGAGAAGGTTTGCTCTTCACACGCTCAGAAACTTTGGCCAGGGAAAGAAATCTCTTGAAGAGCGTGTGTTAGATGAAGCCCATTATCTGGTTACTGAGATGCTCAAAGCAGAAG GAATGGCATTTGATCCGCAGCACGCCTTACAGAATGCAGTTTCTAATATAATCTGTTCCATCATATTTGGAGATCGATTTGAATATGATAACAAACGCTTTGCATACCTTCTGAACATCCTCAATGAGAACCTTATGCTGACAGGGTCTGCTTTGGGACAG ATTGTCACCTTACTTCCCTTCCTCATGCACTTCCCTGGACCTCACCAGAAGATCTTTCAGAACAACACTAAGTTACGGGATGTCATCCGTGAGGAAGTTAAAGAACACAGACAAACTTTGGATCCGGAAAACCCACGAGACTTCATTGATGCCTACCTGTTAGAGATAGAAAAA CAAAAGTCACACGAGAACTCAACATTTCATGAGGAGAACATGGTTGTGTCAGCAGCCGATCTCTTCTTTGCTGGAACCGACACGACGGTGACCACCATCAGATGGGGACTCATCTTCTTGATGGAAAACCCAGATGTGCAAG agcgatgtcataaggagattgTTCAGGTGTTGGGTTATGATCGTCTGCCCAGCATGGATGACCGTGACAAACTTCCATACACATACGCCACTGTTCATGAGATTCAGCGCTGTGCCAACATTGTTCCTCTCGGAGTAGCTCATGCAACCACACAGCCAACCAAACTAAGAGGATATGACATTCCTAAG GGAACTATGATCTTGACAAACTTAACAGCAATTTTCACTGATAACGAGCATTGGAAATGTCCAGACACTTTCAGTCCAGAGAATTTCTTGGATGAAAACGGACATTTCTACAAACCTGAGGCATTCGTCGTATTCTCAATGG GTCCGAGGGTTTGTCTCGGTGAGACCTTGGCAAGGACAGAACTTTTCCTTTACTTTGTGTGTCTCCTACAGCGGATTAATTTCTCCTGGCCACCAAACTCACAGCGTCCAGACATGGATGGTATTATTACTGCATTGAGACATCCTCACCCCTTCAAAATCATTTGTTGTAGCAGAGATGCCAAAGACTGA